TAGACTCAAGCGACCTACCTACGGGATACTACGAGCAGTAGCTTTTTCATCCCTACTTGGTCTTGCTCCGAGTGGGGTTTACAGAGCAGACTAGTCACCTAGCCTCTGGTGAGCTCTTACCTCACCTTTCCATCCTTACCTGTCATGCAGGCGGTTTATTTCTGTTGCACTATCCTTAGAGTTACCTCCACTGGGTATTACCCAGCACTCTTGCCCTATGGAGCTCGGACTTTCCTCATGTAATTCATGCGATCATCTGATTTACTCGTATTTAATTTTTATTTTTAATCTATAAATAATATATCATATACTCATAATCTAATCAAGAACCCTTTTATCCCTATATTTCCTTAAATTACTAATTATCATCTTGTTCATAATAGAGCATTCTACCACAATTATCACAATATACAACTTCTTTGCCTTTTTTAACCTTTGAAGCAACAATTGAGGGTATTGACATATGACATCCCGTACATTTATCATCATCTAGTTTTGATATTGGTTTTGATTTTTTTATTTTTAAATTCTCATATTTAGATAATATTTCATTTTCTAATGATAATTTTAATTTTTCTATTTTATTTTCTAATTCTTTAATTTGTTTTTTTATATCATTTAATATATTTATATTATCTTTTTCAGAACTTTTATGTTTTGTTTGTAACTGTTCATAAATTTTCTCAGAATTATATAATTCCTTTGTATTTGTTTCTACATCTTCCATTAATTCTAGTATTTCATTTTCTAATTTTTCTTTTTCTTTTTTTAAATCTGCTTCTTCTTTTTGGAGTTTTGTTAACTTCTTTACATTTGAGATATCACCACTATACAATTTAGAATTTGTATCTTTAATTTGAAAATTTATTTCTTTTAATTTATGATTTAATCTTTTAATTTTCATATTGTCAACTTCTAGTTGAGTTTTAAAATTAATTATATCATATTTTTTTTCATTTAAACTCTCTGATAATTCTTCTAAATTTTTATTTGCCTCTAAAAATTGTTTTTTATTTTTGAATGTTTCTATTTCTTTTTCATATTCATAAATTTTCCATAGTATTTGTGTTGTATCCATAAAAGCACCCCCAGCTAGATTATATTGTTTTATATTGAGCTATATTATCATTTTCTGCCACTATAATTTCTATATCTGATTTAATTTTTGAACTTAAATATTTTTTTATACTATCCATTACAATTTTTTCAGTATGAAAATGACCTGCATCAATTAAATCTAGGCCTATTTCTTTTGCTATTTGTGCATCATGATGTTTTATATCTCCTGTAATATATACATCTGCTCCCTTTTTATATGCATCTAATATAAAATCTGCTCCACTACCTCCCGCTACAGCTATTTTTTCTATGTTTTTTTCTAAGCTTCCATATACACGTACATTTTGTATATTTAATCTTTGCTTTGTTTTTTCTGCCAATTTTTTCAAAGTAATCCTTTCTATATTTCCAAACCTACCTATTCCATATTCTTTTATTTTATTTTCTAATTTTATTATATCATATGCTACTTCTTCATATGGATGAGCATTAATCATCTGTTTTAATACATTATTTAAATTTGATTCCTCAACTACTACTTCTATTTTTATTTCTTTTACAACTTCTATTTCTTCTTTACTTCCTAAATAGGGGTTTGAACCTTGTTCTGGTTTAAATCTACCCATTCCTTCATATGAAAATGAGCAATTACTATAGTTACCAATATTTCCTGCTCCACTTTCTCCAAATGCTCTTCTCACTTCTTCTTCGTGAGTTTCTGGAACTGTTACTACTACTTTGTATAATTTATCACTATGAGTTTTAGATAATATTTTAGGATTTTCTATATCTAATAATCTTGCCAATTCATCATTTACTCCATTATTAGATGCATCTAAATTTGTATGTGCAGTATATACTAATATATCATTTTTAATTAGTTTTTCTACTATTTTACCTTTATAGGTATTCAAATTAATTTGCTTTAAAGAAGAAAAAAATAAAGGATGATGAGATATTATCATATCTACTTGTTCTTTTACTGCTTTATCAACTACTTCTAAGTTTATATCTAAAGCGAGTAATATTTTTTCTACTTTTCTTTTTGTATCTCCTATTTGAAGTCCAACATTATCCCAGTTTTCTGCTAAATTTTCAGGTGCAATTCCTTCTATATATTTAATTATCTTTTCTGAATCTATCATTGTATATCACCTCCAATTTAGATAGTCTATTTTTAATCTGATTATATTTTAGATTTTCTTTACTACTGTTTTTCTCAATATTTTTTAATATGCTTTTATTTTTATTTATTTTCTTTTCTAAAAAGGGTTTTAGTAATGGATCGTTCTTTTCTATTAGTTTTTTTCCTATTTCATAATATATTTCATCTTTTACTTTTTCTTGTCCTTTTTTAGCTACAATTATTTCATAATATCTATTGTCTTCTCTTGCCAATTTTTCATCTGTTATTTTATAATTATTATCATATAGATATTTTCTAAGCTCACTACTTGCCACCATTGGTTGCAATATAAATTTTTCTGCTTTTTTAGATATATTTTTATTTTCTTCTAATATATTCTGTATTAATATACCACCCATACCTGCTATTATTACAGTATCTACTTCATTTTCATTTAATGGAGAAAGTCCATTTCCAAGTCTTGTATCTATTTTATTTTGTAATTTTTTATTATTTATATAATCTATTGCACTTTGGAGCGGTGCTTTATTTATATCACACGCTATTACCTTTTTTGAAATTTTATTTTCTATTAAATATACTGGAATATATCCATGATCTGTTCCAATATCTGCTACAATACTATTCTTATCTACCATTTTTGCTATTTCTAATAATCTTGGAGTTAGTTTCATTTTTACCTCCTCTTATTTTAAAACATAAAAATGCTCTATATAGAGCATTTTTATTCTAAAAAGTCTTTTAATTTTTTGCTACGGCTAGGATGTCTTAACTTCCTAAGAGCCTTTGCTTCAATTTGTCTTATTCTTTCACGAGTAACATCAAATTCTTTACCAACTTCTTCAAGAGTTCTTGCTCTACCATCATCTAATCCAAATCTTAAACGTAATACTTTTTGTTCTCTATCTGTAAGAGTGTGTAATACATCTACTAATTGTTCTTTTAACATTGTAAATGTAGCTGCTTCAGATGGTGCTTGAACGTCTTCATCAGGTATGAAATCACCTAAGTGACTGTCTTCTTCTTCACCTATAGGTGTTTCAAGAGATACTGGTTCTTGAGCTATTTTTAATATTTCTCTTACTTTTTCTTCATCTAAATTCATTTCTTTTGCTATTTCTTCAGGACTTGGATCTCTTCCTAAATCTTGTAATAATTGACGTGAAACTCTAATGAGTTTATTTATTGTTTCTACCATATGAACAGGTATTCTTATTGTTCTTGCTTGATCTGCAATAGCTCTTGTTATTGCTTGTCTTATCCACCATGTAGCATATGTTGAAAATTTATAGCCCTTTGTATAATCAAATTTTTCTACAGCTTTTATTAAGCCCATATTACCTTCTTGTATTAGATCTAAAAAGAGCATACCACGACCAACATATCTTTTAGCTATACTAACTACTAATCTTAAATTTGCTTCTGATAATCTTCTTTTTGCTTCTTCATCTCCTGCTTCCATTCTTTTAGCTAAGTCTACTTCTTCTTGAGCTGTTAAAAGTGGGACTTTACCTATTTCTTTTAGGTACATTCTTACAGGATCATCTACACTTACACCTTTTGGAACACTTATTACAGGTGTTTTATTTTCCTTTTCATCATCATTGTTTTCTTCATTGTCAAGTAATATATCATCCTCTTTATCACCTACTACATCTATTCCTTTATCTTCTATGTCTTGATATATTTCATCAATTTCTTCAGGCGATAAATCCACCTCTTCTAATGGATCTATTATTTCTTTGTATGTTAACATGCCCTTCTTTTTACCTTTAGCAATGATTTTCTTTATGACTGCATCCTTTTTATTAGTTTTATTGGATTTTTTACTTTTAGTGTTATTCTTTTTATCACTCATTGCCTTTCCTCCTTTCAATAACAATTAGTGATTCATCTTTAATTGCTTGTTTATTTCTGTGAATTCCATAAATAACTCTTTTAATTTTTGAACCTCTCCTTCAGCATTATCTTTTTTGCCAAGATTTTTAATTTCTTTTTTAATTTTTTCTCTTCTAATTTTTAATTTATAGTAATTTATATTATCAATATAATCTTGGATTGCTTTATCAGTATCATCAACAAGTGAATCTAAATTCAAAATTTCATCTAATCTATTAGATAAATTTTGTTCTAATCCTATTTTCAGATTATCTATATTTAAATTTTTAGAATCACTATATTCTTTATATATGATTTTAGCTAGTTCTCTATTTTCTTTATTTAGAAAGTCTAAATAATTAAAATCATCTTTTAGTTTTTCATATATATTATGGTCATTTATAATTAAATTTAAAATACTTTTTTCTGATGCAATATGACCTGATTCCAATTTATATTCTACAGGCATTATATAATCTTTTCTATTATGTCTATAATGAATGTTAGAAGAGTTTCTATCAGAGTAATTAGATTTATTTTTATTATAGATTTGGTTTCTTATAGCATCTAAAGATATACCTGTACTGTTAGAGATTTCATTTAGATATACGTCTAGTTCTATTTCA
The DNA window shown above is from Senegalia massiliensis and carries:
- a CDS encoding zinc ribbon domain-containing protein, whose amino-acid sequence is MDTTQILWKIYEYEKEIETFKNKKQFLEANKNLEELSESLNEKKYDIINFKTQLEVDNMKIKRLNHKLKEINFQIKDTNSKLYSGDISNVKKLTKLQKEEADLKKEKEKLENEILELMEDVETNTKELYNSEKIYEQLQTKHKSSEKDNINILNDIKKQIKELENKIEKLKLSLENEILSKYENLKIKKSKPISKLDDDKCTGCHMSIPSIVASKVKKGKEVVYCDNCGRMLYYEQDDN
- a CDS encoding Nif3-like dinuclear metal center hexameric protein, with the translated sequence MIDSEKIIKYIEGIAPENLAENWDNVGLQIGDTKRKVEKILLALDINLEVVDKAVKEQVDMIISHHPLFFSSLKQINLNTYKGKIVEKLIKNDILVYTAHTNLDASNNGVNDELARLLDIENPKILSKTHSDKLYKVVVTVPETHEEEVRRAFGESGAGNIGNYSNCSFSYEGMGRFKPEQGSNPYLGSKEEIEVVKEIKIEVVVEESNLNNVLKQMINAHPYEEVAYDIIKLENKIKEYGIGRFGNIERITLKKLAEKTKQRLNIQNVRVYGSLEKNIEKIAVAGGSGADFILDAYKKGADVYITGDIKHHDAQIAKEIGLDLIDAGHFHTEKIVMDSIKKYLSSKIKSDIEIIVAENDNIAQYKTI
- a CDS encoding tRNA (adenine(22)-N(1))-methyltransferase — its product is MKLTPRLLEIAKMVDKNSIVADIGTDHGYIPVYLIENKISKKVIACDINKAPLQSAIDYINNKKLQNKIDTRLGNGLSPLNENEVDTVIIAGMGGILIQNILEENKNISKKAEKFILQPMVASSELRKYLYDNNYKITDEKLAREDNRYYEIIVAKKGQEKVKDEIYYEIGKKLIEKNDPLLKPFLEKKINKNKSILKNIEKNSSKENLKYNQIKNRLSKLEVIYNDRFRKDN
- the rpoD gene encoding RNA polymerase sigma factor RpoD, with product MSDKKNNTKSKKSNKTNKKDAVIKKIIAKGKKKGMLTYKEIIDPLEEVDLSPEEIDEIYQDIEDKGIDVVGDKEDDILLDNEENNDDEKENKTPVISVPKGVSVDDPVRMYLKEIGKVPLLTAQEEVDLAKRMEAGDEEAKRRLSEANLRLVVSIAKRYVGRGMLFLDLIQEGNMGLIKAVEKFDYTKGYKFSTYATWWIRQAITRAIADQARTIRIPVHMVETINKLIRVSRQLLQDLGRDPSPEEIAKEMNLDEEKVREILKIAQEPVSLETPIGEEEDSHLGDFIPDEDVQAPSEAATFTMLKEQLVDVLHTLTDREQKVLRLRFGLDDGRARTLEEVGKEFDVTRERIRQIEAKALRKLRHPSRSKKLKDFLE